A genomic segment from Arcobacter acticola encodes:
- the ybaK gene encoding Cys-tRNA(Pro) deacylase, whose product MTPAINLLKKNKCDFKVHKYDHDPACTDFGDEAVEKLGLDANQVYKTLLVELTPKELVVCVLPVSNQLSLKEVASAFGVKKAVMANKDEAQKVTGYLLGGISPLGQKKLLRTVLDESVNSFKTIFISGGKRGLDIEVKPSDLQKLLKAKICEIKAV is encoded by the coding sequence ATGACACCTGCAATTAATTTACTGAAAAAGAACAAATGTGATTTTAAAGTTCACAAATATGACCATGACCCTGCTTGCACAGATTTTGGAGATGAAGCTGTAGAAAAGTTAGGTTTAGATGCAAATCAAGTTTATAAAACTCTATTAGTAGAACTTACGCCAAAAGAGTTGGTTGTTTGTGTTCTACCTGTATCAAATCAATTAAGCTTAAAAGAGGTGGCATCTGCTTTTGGTGTAAAAAAAGCTGTAATGGCAAATAAAGATGAAGCTCAAAAAGTAACAGGTTATTTGCTTGGAGGTATTTCTCCTTTAGGACAAAAAAAGCTATTAAGAACAGTTTTAGATGAGAGTGTAAATAGTTTTAAAACTATTTTTATAAGTGGTGGGAAACGTGGACTTGATATAGAAGTTAAGCCTAGTGATTTACAAAAATTACTTAAAGCAAAAATATGTGAAATAAAGGCTGTTTAA